The Chaetodon trifascialis isolate fChaTrf1 chromosome 11, fChaTrf1.hap1, whole genome shotgun sequence nucleotide sequence GCATGTACAATACTTTCAGTGCTCCAGACTTCATAGCATCGATTGCTCTCGTGATTTTTAGGAACTGATTTTGAATATTTAGTAAAGTAAAAAACCTCAGAGCGGTGTATTAGCCTGCATGCACACCCATGCACACCCATGCACAGTGATACAGAGGCAAAAATGTCAAGCTAATAttgattttatattattatcaaacatatttagaaaagaaattaaacaaaaaatgtaagaaGAGAAACGTGTGGTGTTTACATACCTCGCTCACAGGTCTGTCCCAGTTTCTGTCAATGACTGATGTGTCTTCATTGACTTTGCCTCTTTTTATACCAGTTCAGACCGCATCCTGTCATGGTAACGTCCCATTGAATGCTGTATCTCGGTTAAGTCTATATACTCAGCACCTCATTCTCCCTGGGTATACTGTGTTCAGAGGTTACAGTTTCCCGGTGCTCAGATTCCTGCATTATGCAAGAGCTGTCCAcccttgccccccccccactgtaaatactgtaattTATGAGACTTCTGCAAATACTAATGTATGCATTTGTCACAGACTCTGATAAAGATTTATATTAGTTGGATTTGTGCCATAAGAGGACAAGAGGAtattcaaaggtcaaaggtaCAATATGTTTGCTTTAGGTGGATTATGGCTTCCCAAGATGAGGCGTAACACCTTTGCTTCAGTGCTCCGGAACCAACAAAGGTGCCAGACATGAAGTGACTCTGTATAAAGCATAAAGTCTGAATTGACTAGAACTAACATTTAATATAAAACTAATGGAAGAGAACAAAAGATTGGCTCCCTCGCCAGCTGTCAAACTCTTAAAGTAAGTACATTTAACTATTTAAGAAATGCAGCACAAAAGACCAAAATATTTTCTCTAAGGTCCAGGGGAAATATTCCCTCCATTGAATATTTTCCTCTTATTTTAAACACTATGAGTGGCTGTCTCACGGTTACAGCATGAATGCTTTCCAGAAAATCTTAAGAATCCATTTTAAAACCCACAAGTCTCACAAATGGCCCACCGCTGATCAAATGGAGTGACGTCTATTTACAGTCCAAGTGATTTTTAAATCTACACACCTGAGACGAACCACTTAAGGCTTTCAATGAACATAGTGTGAATGCCAAGTCATGTTCTACGTTCTAAACTCAAAAAATCCACTCAAGTGAAATAAATCATTTAGAtggacagaggggagggggctGCAGGTTGAGAAAAACAGGCTTTATCTCTTCTGTATCCTGCTCCACCAGCCTGGTGGTCTTTGTTGTCAGGACAGAGCGCCTCCTCCCAAATTTGGGATCGGCATCAGAggaacaacaacagagagaggTCCGAAAAGAAAGGCTGGAGGCAAACCTGCTTTGGAGGATGAGATCTGGGGGCTCTGCTCACCCTGTCCCCCTCAGAACTCAGACCTGGTTAAATAGCTTGACTCGCCCAGGAGACAGATTTCTTGTTTTCACTGGGTCATTTGTGTCCGTTCACCTCTGCTTTAACCTCCCctctcagtttgttttcttcctcatcTGGACACAACCCAAATATTACTCTGCAACCCCCCGACTCAGAGCAACATCACTCCCAAAGCCCAATCAAAGCaaaatctttctctcttttgtttcgCCCCCCAGAGCCAAACTCCAATATCAGCACTGGCACATGTAAGGGAAACTGTCCATGTGGCAGAATGTCTAAACCCCCCATTGTTGCGCTTTTGTTGCCTCAGCCTCGCGATACCACCGCGCTCTCTGTCAGCCATATATATCTGGCTGTCCAAATTTTTCCACGCTTATGCTGTGTGGCTAGTTTGGGACAGCAAACAGTGGAAAATGTCTCAGTACTCAGGAAAGGTGAGTATCACAACAAGGGAGTGTGATGCAGACACAGAAGAACCTTCCCAAACGTACGCCAAACAAAAGTCAATCACAAGTAACGTAGACGGCCGGCGCCGCGAATGGCACTTCAGTATCTGTCTGCCTCACAGCACTGTTAGTCATTGTCTGTACAAGTCTAAAAAACGATATATTACAGATCGTGTTCTATGAGGGAAAATGTTTCactgggaggaagctggagatCTGCAGCGACTGCGACAACTTCCAGGACCGCGGCTTCATGAACAGGGTCAACTCGATCCGCGTGGAGAGCGGGGCCTTCATCTGCTTCGACCATCCCGACTTCAAGGGCCAGCAGTACATTCTGGAGCACGGAGAGTACCCTGAATTCCAGCGCTGGAATGCCCATAACGATCACATGGGCTCCTGCAGGCCAATCAGGATGGTaggagcatgtgtgtgtgtgtggacgtgtattactcacattgtgaggacttgCTTTCCTTATGAGgacacaagtccccataatgtaaatcattaggTTTTACATGAAGCCTTGGTTATGGGTTGGGTTTAGGCAGGTAgtggttgagtgtgtgtgtgtgtgtgtgtgtgtgtgtgtgtgtgtgtgtgtgtgtgtgtgtgtgtgtgtgtgtgtgtgtgtgtgtaaatgtgttttgctcATGTTGTGGGGTCATAAATctttttacacagtcacattgtggggacttgccttcttTATTAGGACACAAGTCCCCATGATGTAACTCATTCAATTTTagatgaagacttgggttaaggttaggtttggGCAAGtcgtggttgtgtgtgtgtgtgtgtgtgtgtgtgtgtgtgtgtgagtgagtgagtgagtgagtgagtgagtgagtgagtgagtgagtgagtgtgtctgtttAGATGTGgtttactcacattgtggggtcATAAATCTGTTTCCACTGTGACACTGCAGGGACTTGCCTTCCTTGTGAGGACACAAGTCCTCATAATGTAAAGggaaatcattcaattttacaTGAAGTTTTCAGTAAGGGTTTCGTTAAGGAAagtcatggctgtgtgtgtgtgtgtgtgtgtgtgtgtgtgtgtgtgtgtgtgtgtgtgtgtggcatatGTGTGTCCTCGTTTGTGCCCATGTGTTTTTCAGATAAGTCAAAGTCGGCATAAATTAAATAACTTTTGAATAATACAGATATTCACGTTGAAGCAAAGAGGCATATTAGCAGCTAGCAGGCTTTCACATCACACAATGACGAGttgaaagaaaatcacacatttaGTGCACTTAAGATACAGACTGTGCATCATACATCGTCCTCCACATGTACTGCACATTTAGCCTTTAGATTTCTATAGGCGTGCTTGTATAAGTGTTTGCACACCTAATACAGTCCCTGCCACATAAAGAAGGAGGCCTTGGTCCTTTACAGTGCAAGTGAAGGCGACCATTGTTGCCATGGCTCAGTGAGAGGACATGTCATTATCTTCCCCAGCATGGAGAGCACTACAGGATGGAGCTGTACGAAGGAGACAACTTCTCCGGCCAGTGTGTGGAGCTGTGCGAGGACTGTCCCTTCCTGCAGGCGCGAGGCCTGACCAAGAACTGCATCAACTCCATCAAGGTTTACGGAGATGGAGCGTATGTAcctctgcagtgtttggtttAACCTGCTCAGAGCACATAAGAGGATGTCACGTGCCAGAATGTGTTAGTTTACTGTACTTTATTAGTGGACTTCGTGCATTTGGTAACTTGAGCGATCCTGGATACAtttttaaagggtcagttcacccaatttttattagtttttttttttttttttaagatttctttattttattttactttatttggAATTTTAGCCTTTATGGACAGGAGACTAGAGACAGGGCAGGAAACATGGTGAAAGGTGGATGatacaacaaagacacacacacacacacacacacacacacacacacacaaaagcacaatttccacgttttttttttcttttataaagAAATCCATCAGTAAAATTGACCACTGACCACCATcacaataaaatgaagaaagcaTTGTTTGCTGttgaattaaacattttaatctattttttaaatgatcacAAATTTACCTCCATGTAACAGCAGCCTCTCTTTGCAGAAACAGTGTTCTTGTTGCTCTGGATGGTCACCAAACACACGGCCaccagttgttgtttttaacaggGACTATTTCCTTGGTAGAGAATAGCTCCAGTGGGCACAGTGGTCTGTGAATCACCCAGAGTCACCGGGAAATTGTTGCTGTTGTATTTATAACATAtactttttcagtatttttagcaTCACAAAGGAAGTTCAGTTCACCTGCACTATGCTGAGGTGGTGTGAGGCGGGGTGTCCTGGCGTTAAAGGTGTTTAGGACACTGACCATGAACCCATTTTGCAGCTTTCTCTCccccctcacttcctgtcttctctACTTTCAACACTTTAAAGATGTAAAATACCCAATAAATACACGCAAAAAGAGAATGTCTCCTAGAGGTGGACATCTCAGAGACTGGGGGCTTAATTGTATAACTAGATACCACAAAAGGTAAGTCAGAAATTGTAAAATAGTCAAATTGAACATTCTTCAAAACATGTCATGAACTCTAACTTTTATCCCCTGACTTAAACCAGGTATtgcacatttcagtttttaaactgTTATTTATCTGCTGTCCCAAACAGCTGGGTGCTGCATGAGGAGCCCAACTACCGCGGCCGCATGTACATCGTGGAGAGAGGAAACTACTGCACCCACATGGAGTGGCAGGGGGAGAACCCCAACATCCAGTCTGTTCGCAGGGTGGCGAACTACTTCTAAACCACGTCACTGTCGCTGGCAATACGACTGCAGGGACGAGATCATCCGCCGAGGAGAAACACGCCACACTGTCAAGTAATCTCCCGCTGACTCTGTGGggctgtaaaataataaaagatgaagaaaatgtttgactttgcttgttgttttatttttgtactgaATTACTCAAAGGCTGAAATAAAGTAGTGATCCTACAATATGTTCAATCTTATTTCCattctttttctgcctttatgcTCATTTCCTAACTTAACCATCATTTTCACTGTAGTAAAGGCTTCAGGCTATGATTCAGGTAATTGCTTTCTATTAGATGCCATAACTCCAATACCTTTAAGGGCTGCGCCTTTCCTCATACTAATGGATCCATTACCAGGTTACATGGAGATACTGTGCATACCACTGAGCATGGATTAATAGATAGATAAATGGGCATTTTATTTACCCAGGAGGGAAATTACAttgttttaaaagtaaaaaaaaaaaaacaaaaacgtgctGCCTGATTAAAAAACTTGAACAAAATGCTCTAAttaaaacatacaaagacacaagaaagcagcagctcagccttTCACCTTCCCTCATCCAAGTGATGgtttggcagcagcagtgaacaatAAACAGAGTGCGTCCTCTCTGTACATATGCAGTATATAAATGACGAGTGAAAGAAGGACTTCGCACAGGTTGAAGGGTCCGCACCTGCTCCGGGAAGCTCTGCTACCACCTAGTGtcacttatttattttactgtgaggTGGCCTCGTCACAGAGGGGACTTTAAACTgcaatgacacaaacacataggaaatatttgcatttttaaaaatccctccttgaataaaaaaaaa carries:
- the LOC139339161 gene encoding gamma-crystallin N-A-like, whose amino-acid sequence is MSQYSGKIVFYEGKCFTGRKLEICSDCDNFQDRGFMNRVNSIRVESGAFICFDHPDFKGQQYILEHGEYPEFQRWNAHNDHMGSCRPIRMHGEHYRMELYEGDNFSGQCVELCEDCPFLQARGLTKNCINSIKVYGDGAWVLHEEPNYRGRMYIVERGNYCTHMEWQGENPNIQSVRRVANYF